A part of Mucilaginibacter defluvii genomic DNA contains:
- a CDS encoding regulatory iron-sulfur-containing complex subunit RicT has protein sequence MGCGSCSSGGCTPAGCKSNGSCLTNGCSKLDVYDWLSHMDMPANYKPFSIIEIKFKGSRKEFYKNVDNIYLEAGELVAVETTTGGYDIGHVSLTGELVRMQMVKRHVKEADVVKKIYRRATAADVDKWKAAKDLEWETMHRSRKLALDLNLSMKISDVDYQGDKTKATFYYTAEGRVDFRELIKKMAEAFRIRIEMRQIGMRQEASRLGGIGSCGRELCCSTWLTDFKTVSTAAARYQNLSLNTLKLAGQCGKLKCCLNYELDTYMDALKGIPDDVYILKTKVGDARLQKTDIFKKLMWFSYPNAESWIPLEISKVKEIQKLNKEGIFPEDIVPEAEAETKQAKAPDYENVVGQDSLTRLDERAKKKKNNNNKNRNKGNKPAGADNNAQPQQQKAQQQQPKPQQQGQQGQQRPQQNRQPNNKPQHSNNQQQGNNGGGAPVKVEGSKSNNNRRHRHRPNNGNQNNQQPGREQ, from the coding sequence ATGGGATGCGGAAGTTGCTCATCAGGTGGTTGCACACCTGCGGGCTGCAAAAGTAATGGCTCGTGCCTTACAAATGGTTGCAGCAAATTAGATGTTTACGACTGGCTGTCGCATATGGACATGCCGGCAAATTATAAACCATTCTCAATAATCGAAATAAAGTTCAAGGGTTCGCGTAAGGAGTTTTACAAAAACGTGGATAACATATACCTTGAAGCAGGCGAGCTGGTAGCGGTTGAAACCACTACCGGCGGGTACGACATTGGCCACGTATCGTTAACCGGCGAACTGGTGCGCATGCAAATGGTAAAACGCCATGTTAAGGAAGCCGATGTGGTTAAAAAAATATACCGCCGCGCCACCGCTGCCGATGTAGATAAATGGAAAGCGGCCAAAGACCTGGAATGGGAAACCATGCACCGCTCGCGCAAGCTGGCACTGGATTTGAACCTTAGCATGAAGATAAGCGATGTGGATTACCAGGGCGATAAAACCAAGGCCACCTTTTATTATACCGCCGAAGGCCGTGTTGATTTCAGGGAGCTGATCAAGAAAATGGCTGAGGCTTTCAGAATCCGTATTGAAATGCGGCAAATTGGTATGCGCCAGGAGGCAAGCCGCCTGGGTGGCATTGGCTCTTGCGGGCGCGAATTGTGCTGCTCAACCTGGTTGACAGATTTTAAAACCGTATCAACCGCCGCGGCACGTTATCAAAACCTGTCATTAAATACCCTGAAACTGGCCGGGCAATGCGGTAAGCTTAAATGCTGCCTTAACTACGAGCTGGATACTTATATGGATGCCCTCAAAGGTATTCCGGATGATGTATACATACTTAAAACCAAGGTTGGCGATGCGCGTTTACAAAAAACGGATATATTTAAAAAGCTGATGTGGTTCAGCTATCCCAATGCCGAATCGTGGATTCCGTTAGAGATCAGTAAAGTAAAAGAGATACAAAAGCTTAATAAAGAAGGCATTTTCCCTGAAGATATTGTGCCTGAAGCCGAGGCTGAAACCAAACAGGCAAAAGCCCCCGATTATGAGAACGTAGTTGGCCAGGACAGCCTTACCCGACTTGACGAACGAGCCAAAAAGAAAAAGAATAATAATAACAAGAACCGTAATAAAGGCAACAAGCCTGCCGGAGCTGATAATAACGCGCAGCCCCAGCAACAAAAAGCACAACAACAGCAGCCAAAGCCCCAGCAACAGGGGCAGCAGGGGCAGCAGCGGCCGCAGCAAAACAGGCAGCCTAATAACAAACCGCAGCATTCCAATAATCAGCAGCAAGGCAATAATGGTGGTGGTGCTCCGGTAAAAGTGGAAGGTAGCAAAAGCAATAATAACAGGCGCCACAGGCATCGCCCAAACAACGGAAATCAAAACAATCAACAACCAGGCAGAGAGCAGTGA
- a CDS encoding RNA-binding protein, which produces MNIFVGSLPYQLQEEDLRALFEPFGEVSSAKLIMDRETGRSKGFGFVEMPDDESAQTAIDALNKSEVKGRSIAVSQAENKKPSGGGDRRGGGGFNRGGGGGYNRGGNGGGGYSREGGYNRDRGGDRWQ; this is translated from the coding sequence ATGAACATTTTCGTAGGAAGCCTTCCTTACCAGTTACAGGAAGAAGATTTAAGGGCCCTTTTTGAACCATTTGGCGAAGTAAGCTCTGCAAAATTAATTATGGACAGAGAAACAGGCCGTAGCAAGGGCTTTGGTTTTGTTGAAATGCCTGATGATGAAAGCGCACAAACAGCAATTGACGCACTTAATAAAAGCGAAGTTAAAGGCCGTTCGATAGCCGTTAGCCAGGCTGAAAATAAGAAACCAAGCGGCGGCGGCGACCGCAGAGGCGGTGGTGGCTTTAACCGCGGTGGCGGCGGTGGTTATAACCGCGGTGGCAACGGCGGCGGTGGCTACAGCCGTGAAGGCGGTTATAACCGCGACAGGGGCGGTGACCGCTGGCAGTAA
- a CDS encoding NifU family protein, with the protein MSDLLDQVEKALDTIRPYLEADGGNVSIEEITPENVVKLKLLGSCGSCPMSIMTLKAGIEQAIKKAVPEVTGVEAINLTDIDDPNAVLPENLR; encoded by the coding sequence ATGAGTGATTTATTAGATCAGGTTGAGAAAGCGCTGGATACCATTCGTCCGTATCTGGAAGCTGATGGCGGGAACGTGTCAATAGAGGAAATTACTCCTGAAAATGTTGTGAAGTTAAAACTGCTGGGGTCATGCGGTTCATGCCCAATGAGCATCATGACGTTGAAAGCCGGTATTGAGCAGGCTATTAAAAAAGCCGTACCGGAAGTTACCGGTGTTGAAGCCATCAATTTAACTGATATTGATGACCCTAACGCTGTGCTGCCTGAAAACCTGCGTTAA
- a CDS encoding SRPBCC domain-containing protein produces MKIVSIVKQIEIAASPQSVWRVLFNNELNRQWLNYFSVGTFANTDWREGSRVTFTDGSNCGITGYILIGKPHTEVVIEYDGFILNGVTDTTSEDAQNYIGARESYLLTEKDGLTVLDISSDMGEDHYDQMSAAWDEALLKIKSMAEEA; encoded by the coding sequence ATGAAAATTGTATCTATCGTAAAACAAATAGAAATAGCCGCGTCGCCGCAAAGCGTTTGGCGGGTGCTGTTTAACAATGAGCTGAACAGGCAATGGTTAAATTATTTTTCTGTTGGCACGTTTGCCAACACAGATTGGCGCGAAGGCAGCAGAGTAACCTTTACTGATGGCAGCAACTGTGGCATAACCGGCTACATTTTAATTGGTAAACCACACACCGAAGTAGTTATTGAATATGACGGCTTCATTTTAAATGGCGTAACCGACACCACAAGCGAGGATGCGCAAAATTATATAGGTGCCCGGGAAAGTTACCTGCTGACAGAAAAAGACGGGCTTACTGTGCTTGATATATCGTCAGACATGGGTGAGGACCATTATGACCAGATGTCGGCTGCCTGGGATGAAGCGTTATTAAAAATAAAGTCGATGGCTGAAGAAGCGTAA
- a CDS encoding glycoside hydrolase family 73 protein produces MKKLLFVTLFSIFSIASFAQNTSQSYIEQFKDNAISIMHETGIPASIIMAVAMHESGNGNSTIAKKLNNQFGIKGNTRTVYYKKKRKVRTSYKKYDSVLESFNDFARVLTQRKQFSHLGDKFTQHDYKGWAKGIQRSGYCSSKKWSSQVIGIIKRYGLHELDSIPEPKQLAQNTEK; encoded by the coding sequence ATGAAGAAACTCTTATTTGTTACACTGTTCTCAATTTTCTCAATTGCTTCATTCGCGCAAAACACTTCACAATCATACATCGAACAGTTCAAAGATAATGCCATAAGCATTATGCACGAAACAGGCATACCGGCAAGCATAATTATGGCAGTTGCCATGCACGAATCAGGCAATGGCAATTCAACCATCGCTAAAAAACTGAACAATCAGTTCGGAATAAAGGGCAATACCCGTACAGTTTATTATAAAAAGAAACGTAAGGTACGCACCAGCTATAAAAAGTATGATTCAGTGCTTGAATCATTTAACGATTTTGCCCGGGTACTTACCCAGCGTAAACAATTCAGTCACCTGGGCGATAAGTTTACCCAGCATGATTACAAAGGCTGGGCAAAAGGCATACAGCGCAGCGGCTATTGCAGCAGCAAAAAATGGTCATCACAGGTTATCGGCATTATAAAAAGATATGGTTTGCACGAACTGGATAGCATTCCGGAGCCTAAGCAACTTGCTCAAAATACCGAAAAATAA
- a CDS encoding c-type cytochrome, which produces MKKLLVIPGMMLALLLATPAINNANAQSKAKKAAAKKPAGGKATAAEIAAGKALIAKSDCLSCHKTDVKLVGPAYIDVAKKYPATPANYAALSKKVIDGGSGVWGQIPMSPHPSLAAADADKMVKYILSLK; this is translated from the coding sequence ATGAAAAAATTATTAGTTATCCCCGGAATGATGCTGGCTTTACTGCTTGCTACTCCGGCTATAAATAACGCTAACGCGCAAAGCAAAGCAAAAAAAGCCGCCGCTAAAAAACCGGCCGGTGGCAAAGCAACCGCTGCCGAAATTGCTGCAGGTAAAGCCCTGATCGCAAAATCGGATTGCTTATCATGCCATAAAACTGACGTAAAGCTGGTTGGCCCGGCGTATATTGATGTGGCAAAGAAGTACCCGGCAACGCCTGCTAACTATGCGGCATTGTCTAAAAAGGTAATTGATGGCGGTTCGGGCGTTTGGGGCCAAATCCCAATGTCTCCACACCCATCCCTTGCAGCCGCTGATGCTGATAAGATGGTTAAATACATTCTGTCGCTTAAATAA
- a CDS encoding biosynthetic peptidoglycan transglycosylase: MHRLNPRYIRIAGIVLACVLIIIIISGFVAYSKREALLQKVIYKAKAKAKNDYNLDVKIGTAHFTGLSEVAFNNISIVPDGRDSLLRINKLVVDVKLMPLVLGDVKLSDVTLEDGFVRLTNIKGVKNFDFLFRKKKQNTESKGKVDLADLSYRLINQVLYKVPENLDLKNFNLSYQEDTTRVSLLAKTAVIDDGDLKSTINVNNGESTWHLTGKMHASDKDIDVKLYADGKKVELPIIERKFKAKLNADTITTRLTKVEKDGDETRIYSYWGARNLLINHAGLSTQDIIIPNGAIDANVFIGENYVSLDSTSTIHFKKIKAHPFIKYTLNPVKIYELKINTGWLNAQDLFDSFPVGMFESLDGMKVSGKLNYALNFYMNKNQVDSLKFDSRLDKEDFKILKFGKADLTKLNKPFVYVPYEKGKPMGPHLIGPENPEFTPLNRIPADMRNAIMTAEDPSFYRHNGFVEQSIRSSIVTDFKEKKFVRGGSTISMQLVKNAFLSRNKTLSRKIEEILIVWLIENNRIMTKNRMLEVYFNIIEWGRNIYGIHEASHFYFGKNPSDLTLGESIYLASIVPNPKAGLYAFNPDGTLRRGLHGYFNLIGRLMASKGLIARDTNAYGFYNVRLREGLRRAAPVDTTAVLDSTILQQNPDAMPVEEPEKKLNFFQRLFGGGKKDSTDNEENKPDSAEIRKQREKEEKKERKRREKERRDELRERGLF, from the coding sequence ATGCATCGCCTTAACCCGAGATATATCCGGATTGCCGGAATTGTACTTGCCTGCGTACTGATAATAATTATAATTAGTGGCTTTGTAGCTTACTCAAAACGCGAAGCCCTGCTTCAAAAAGTTATTTACAAAGCTAAAGCCAAAGCTAAAAACGATTATAATTTAGATGTAAAAATAGGCACGGCCCATTTTACCGGCCTGAGTGAAGTGGCCTTTAACAACATATCAATTGTGCCTGATGGGCGCGACAGCCTGTTGCGTATAAATAAACTGGTTGTTGATGTAAAGCTGATGCCGCTGGTATTAGGCGACGTGAAATTATCTGACGTAACACTCGAAGATGGTTTTGTGCGCCTGACCAATATAAAAGGCGTTAAGAACTTTGATTTTCTGTTCCGGAAGAAAAAGCAGAACACCGAAAGCAAAGGCAAGGTTGACCTGGCCGACCTTTCATACCGGTTGATCAACCAGGTGCTTTACAAAGTTCCGGAAAACCTGGATCTGAAAAACTTCAACCTCTCCTACCAGGAAGATACCACGCGTGTTAGTTTGCTGGCCAAAACTGCTGTTATTGATGATGGCGACCTGAAATCAACCATCAACGTAAACAATGGCGAATCAACCTGGCATCTTACAGGTAAAATGCACGCGTCAGACAAAGACATCGACGTAAAACTATATGCCGATGGCAAAAAAGTGGAATTGCCTATAATAGAAAGGAAATTCAAAGCCAAACTTAATGCCGATACTATTACTACCCGCTTAACAAAAGTTGAAAAAGATGGTGATGAAACCCGCATTTACAGCTATTGGGGAGCGCGAAACTTGCTGATTAATCACGCCGGTTTATCTACTCAGGATATAATTATCCCTAACGGGGCTATTGATGCTAACGTGTTTATTGGCGAAAATTATGTTTCGCTGGACAGTACTTCTACCATCCACTTTAAAAAGATAAAAGCGCATCCGTTTATAAAATACACGCTTAACCCGGTTAAAATTTATGAGTTGAAGATTAATACCGGCTGGTTGAACGCGCAGGATTTGTTCGACTCGTTTCCGGTAGGTATGTTCGAATCGTTAGACGGTATGAAGGTGTCAGGCAAACTGAATTATGCCCTTAACTTTTATATGAACAAAAACCAGGTGGATAGCCTGAAATTTGATTCGCGGTTGGATAAAGAGGATTTTAAGATACTCAAATTTGGCAAAGCCGACCTGACCAAGCTGAACAAGCCATTTGTTTATGTGCCGTATGAAAAAGGCAAGCCGATGGGGCCGCACCTGATCGGGCCTGAAAACCCGGAGTTTACACCATTGAACCGCATACCGGCGGATATGCGTAACGCGATCATGACAGCAGAAGATCCGTCGTTTTACCGCCATAACGGTTTTGTGGAGCAATCCATCCGCAGCTCAATAGTTACTGATTTTAAGGAAAAGAAGTTTGTGCGTGGTGGAAGTACGATATCTATGCAGTTGGTTAAAAACGCGTTTTTGAGCCGCAACAAAACACTTTCGCGTAAAATTGAAGAGATATTGATTGTTTGGCTGATCGAGAACAACCGCATCATGACCAAAAACCGTATGCTGGAGGTTTACTTTAACATTATTGAGTGGGGGCGCAATATTTATGGTATACACGAGGCTTCGCATTTTTACTTTGGCAAAAATCCGTCAGACCTTACCCTGGGCGAAAGTATTTATCTGGCCAGTATTGTGCCTAACCCGAAAGCCGGGCTATACGCCTTTAACCCTGACGGTACTTTACGCCGTGGTCTGCATGGTTATTTTAATTTGATAGGCCGTTTAATGGCGAGTAAAGGATTGATAGCACGGGATACTAATGCTTATGGCTTTTACAATGTAAGGCTGCGCGAAGGCTTGCGCCGTGCCGCGCCTGTTGATACTACAGCCGTGCTCGACAGTACCATATTGCAACAAAACCCGGATGCCATGCCTGTTGAAGAGCCTGAAAAGAAACTTAATTTCTTCCAGCGTTTATTTGGCGGCGGCAAAAAGGACAGCACTGATAATGAAGAAAACAAGCCGGACTCGGCAGAGATACGTAAGCAGCGCGAAAAGGAAGAGAAAAAGGAACGTAAGCGCCGTGAAAAGGAACGCCGTGACGAGTTACGCGAACGAGGGCTATTTTAA
- a CDS encoding O-methyltransferase yields MEILDPSLQTYVETHTDPEPEALKKINRNTHLKVLKPNMLSGHYQGRLLSMLSKMMQPKLIIEIGTYTGYSAICLAEGLVDGGVLHTIEVNEEMEELINSHLKLTNVDKKIHAHFGPAERVIADSNWQNIDIVFIDADKKNNFTYFELLIDKVKSGGLLIIDNVLWKGKVYDEHQNDADTQAFRKLNEQIAVDTRVEKLILPVRDGLLLIRKK; encoded by the coding sequence ATGGAAATACTCGACCCTTCTCTACAAACATACGTCGAAACCCACACCGACCCGGAGCCGGAGGCACTGAAAAAAATCAACCGCAACACGCATTTAAAGGTTTTAAAACCAAACATGCTGAGCGGGCATTACCAGGGCAGATTGCTGAGTATGCTGAGTAAAATGATGCAGCCAAAGTTGATTATTGAGATAGGCACCTATACCGGTTACTCGGCTATCTGTTTGGCTGAAGGGCTTGTTGACGGTGGCGTTTTGCATACCATTGAGGTGAATGAAGAAATGGAGGAATTGATAAATTCACATTTAAAACTCACAAATGTGGATAAAAAAATCCATGCTCATTTTGGCCCTGCAGAGCGTGTAATAGCAGATTCGAATTGGCAAAACATTGATATTGTGTTTATTGATGCCGATAAGAAAAATAATTTTACTTACTTTGAGTTATTAATTGATAAAGTTAAATCCGGAGGATTGCTAATTATTGATAACGTTTTGTGGAAAGGTAAGGTGTATGACGAGCATCAAAATGATGCCGACACACAGGCCTTCCGCAAACTAAATGAGCAGATAGCTGTTGATACGAGGGTTGAAAAATTAATTCTGCCCGTACGTGATGGCCTTTTGCTTATCAGAAAAAAGTAA
- the ruvX gene encoding Holliday junction resolvase RuvX — protein sequence MRLMAFDYGTKRIGIAVTDPLQIIATGLDTIHPMHIVDYLKKYVQTEQVERFIVGEPKQMDNTPSQSAIHVKGFVNLLKKTFPEIPIEMLDERFTSKMASAAIAQSGMGKKARQNKELVDTVSAVILLQSYMSRP from the coding sequence ATGAGGTTAATGGCATTTGATTACGGTACAAAGCGCATAGGCATAGCAGTGACCGATCCGTTGCAGATCATAGCTACAGGGCTGGACACCATACACCCCATGCACATCGTCGACTACCTGAAAAAATACGTGCAAACCGAGCAGGTGGAACGCTTTATTGTAGGCGAACCCAAGCAAATGGATAACACGCCATCACAATCGGCCATACATGTAAAAGGCTTTGTTAACCTGCTGAAAAAAACATTCCCCGAAATACCTATCGAAATGCTTGATGAGCGCTTTACCTCAAAAATGGCATCAGCAGCCATAGCCCAAAGCGGCATGGGCAAAAAAGCCCGGCAGAATAAGGAGTTGGTGGACACTGTTTCGGCGGTGATACTGTTGCAATCGTATATGTCGAGACCTTGA
- a CDS encoding bestrophin family protein: MLLQENIPIKYIFGKIRVEVMLVTIYALLIALLYKNFHFTRISIPIAVPTLLGTVISLLLAFKSNQAYDRWWEARTLWGAIVNDSRTLTRQLFTYIDTHYGKLEEIAFCERMAKRQIAWCYVLSRQLRGHDPMPGMDKWLCKEDFEYIQGYSNKAVALLELHGADLRNAYKLGWINEFQQIEMDATLTRFSNHMGGCERIKNTVFPSTYKVYIHFALILFVALLPFGLIEFFGLVEIPMVIAIASSFFLIEKMAIHLQDPFENKPTDTPTTAISATIERDILQMLKQYYKEDKPADEPASKDKVFYIL, translated from the coding sequence ATGTTATTACAAGAAAATATACCTATTAAGTACATCTTCGGCAAAATACGCGTCGAGGTGATGCTGGTTACCATATATGCGCTGCTGATAGCATTGTTGTATAAAAACTTTCATTTCACGCGTATATCCATACCTATCGCGGTGCCAACGCTGCTGGGTACGGTTATATCATTATTGCTGGCGTTTAAATCAAACCAGGCATATGACCGTTGGTGGGAAGCACGTACGCTGTGGGGCGCCATCGTAAACGATTCGCGCACGTTAACACGCCAGCTGTTCACTTACATTGATACGCATTACGGCAAATTAGAAGAAATAGCTTTTTGCGAACGTATGGCCAAACGCCAAATTGCCTGGTGCTATGTGCTCAGCCGCCAGTTGCGCGGGCACGACCCAATGCCCGGAATGGATAAATGGTTGTGTAAAGAGGATTTTGAATATATACAAGGCTACAGCAATAAAGCAGTAGCGTTGCTTGAATTGCATGGCGCTGATTTGCGAAATGCTTATAAACTGGGTTGGATAAACGAATTCCAGCAGATAGAAATGGATGCTACGCTTACACGGTTTTCAAACCACATGGGCGGTTGTGAGCGTATCAAAAACACGGTATTCCCCTCAACATACAAGGTATATATACACTTTGCGCTGATACTTTTTGTTGCCTTGCTGCCGTTTGGCCTGATAGAGTTTTTTGGCCTGGTTGAAATACCGATGGTTATCGCAATCGCCAGCTCTTTCTTCCTAATCGAAAAGATGGCGATCCACTTGCAGGATCCCTTTGAGAATAAACCCACTGATACGCCAACCACGGCTATATCAGCTACTATAGAGCGCGACATTTTACAGATGCTCAAACAATATTATAAAGAAGATAAACCGGCTGATGAACCGGCCTCAAAAGACAAGGTGTTCTATATTTTGTAG
- a CDS encoding VOC family protein, whose protein sequence is MKSANPYLNFNGNTEEAFNFYRSVFGGEFIALMRFGDGADAGNGCADMSGESQNPPPANTRDMIMHIALPLGNNILMGTDAPEAMGFKLVTGNNTYISINTDSKEETDNIFEKLSEGGKVQMQPEQMFWGDYYCSFTDKFGIQWMLSYNPNH, encoded by the coding sequence ATGAAATCAGCAAACCCGTATTTAAACTTTAACGGCAACACCGAAGAAGCTTTCAACTTTTACCGATCAGTTTTTGGCGGCGAATTTATAGCATTGATGCGCTTTGGCGATGGAGCAGATGCCGGTAACGGATGCGCAGATATGTCCGGAGAATCGCAAAACCCACCGCCGGCTAATACCAGGGACATGATTATGCACATTGCCCTACCGTTAGGAAATAATATACTAATGGGCACTGATGCCCCCGAAGCGATGGGTTTTAAATTGGTTACGGGCAATAATACTTATATCTCTATCAACACGGATAGCAAAGAGGAAACCGATAACATATTTGAAAAACTATCTGAGGGTGGAAAAGTGCAAATGCAGCCCGAACAGATGTTTTGGGGTGATTACTATTGCTCATTTACCGATAAATTCGGCATTCAATGGATGCTAAGCTATAATCCAAACCATTAA
- a CDS encoding Mrp/NBP35 family ATP-binding protein, with product MTITKEQVLQALSHVEEPDLKKDLVTLNMIQDIHIDGNRLSFSVILTTPACPLKGLIENACRNAIGHFISKEIEVSINMTSRVTSQKDTGVPGVKNIIAVASGKGGVGKSTVAVNLALGLAKSGAKVGLIDADIYGPSLPIMFGLEGARPNATQQNGKTRIEPIEKFGLKLLSIGFFTDPNQPVPWRGPMVSTAVKQLFNDADWGELDYLVVDLPPGTGDIHITITQTFPVTGAVIVTTPQNVALADAKKGIGMFMMDAINVPILGVVENMAYFTPAELPENKYYIFGQDGGKNLATQLDVPFLGEIPLVKSISESGDAGVPVILQDNTVTSHAFIKMAEMVAQQVSIYNARGVVDKNVVNNY from the coding sequence ATGACAATTACAAAAGAACAAGTTTTACAAGCCCTTAGCCATGTTGAGGAGCCTGACCTGAAAAAGGACCTGGTTACCCTGAACATGATTCAGGATATACATATTGATGGCAACCGCCTAAGCTTTTCAGTTATACTAACCACGCCGGCCTGCCCTTTAAAGGGCCTGATTGAAAATGCCTGCCGAAATGCTATAGGGCACTTTATTAGCAAAGAGATAGAAGTTAGCATTAACATGACTTCGCGCGTAACCTCACAAAAGGATACCGGCGTACCGGGAGTTAAGAACATCATCGCGGTAGCATCAGGTAAAGGTGGAGTCGGCAAATCAACCGTGGCGGTTAACCTGGCTTTAGGCTTAGCAAAATCGGGCGCTAAAGTTGGTTTGATCGATGCGGATATTTATGGCCCTTCGCTCCCCATCATGTTCGGTTTAGAAGGCGCAAGGCCGAATGCTACCCAGCAAAATGGTAAAACCCGCATCGAGCCTATTGAAAAATTCGGCTTAAAGCTACTGTCTATAGGTTTCTTTACTGATCCTAACCAGCCGGTGCCATGGCGCGGGCCAATGGTATCAACAGCGGTAAAACAGTTATTTAATGATGCCGACTGGGGCGAACTGGATTACCTGGTGGTGGATTTGCCTCCGGGTACCGGTGATATTCATATCACCATTACACAAACCTTCCCGGTTACTGGTGCCGTTATAGTTACTACCCCTCAAAATGTTGCCCTTGCTGACGCTAAAAAGGGTATCGGTATGTTTATGATGGATGCCATCAACGTGCCGATTTTAGGCGTGGTTGAAAATATGGCTTATTTTACCCCGGCAGAATTGCCCGAAAATAAGTACTATATTTTTGGACAGGATGGCGGCAAAAACCTGGCAACGCAGCTCGATGTGCCTTTTTTAGGCGAGATACCGCTGGTAAAAAGCATCAGCGAATCGGGCGATGCCGGGGTGCCGGTAATTTTACAGGACAACACCGTAACCTCGCATGCCTTTATTAAGATGGCGGAGATGGTGGCACAACAGGTATCCATATACAACGCCCGCGGCGTGGTGGACAAGAATGTTGTAAATAATTATTAA
- a CDS encoding gliding motility lipoprotein GldH, with protein MKKLEYFLTLSAIAALFSSCANPNTVFDENKAIPNHNWAYTDPLRYDVKIDDAMPLYSIYLNLRVTGDYKYSNIFIIFRRAGHGKKVQATRYEFKLAKPDGEWLGAGSGNLYSYRFVLLKGYKFPENGVYHIEIEQNMRDNPLREVSDAGLCVEKSK; from the coding sequence GTGAAAAAACTGGAGTATTTTTTAACGCTTAGCGCTATAGCAGCCTTGTTTTCATCGTGCGCTAACCCTAATACGGTTTTTGATGAAAACAAGGCTATCCCCAATCACAACTGGGCGTACACCGATCCGTTAAGGTATGATGTAAAGATTGACGACGCGATGCCGCTTTATAGTATCTACCTGAATTTACGCGTAACAGGCGATTATAAGTACTCCAACATCTTTATTATTTTTCGCCGTGCTGGGCATGGAAAAAAAGTGCAAGCTACCCGGTACGAGTTTAAATTAGCCAAACCAGATGGCGAATGGCTGGGCGCGGGCTCAGGCAATTTATACAGCTACCGCTTTGTATTACTTAAAGGCTATAAATTTCCGGAAAATGGCGTATATCATATTGAAATAGAGCAAAACATGCGCGACAACCCACTTCGCGAGGTTAGTGATGCCGGTTTATGCGTAGAAAAGTCTAAATAA
- a CDS encoding SRPBCC family protein, translated as MKILKIILLSVLTIVAVALIIALFVNGDYSIKRSIVVNKPKAEVFGYIKYLKNQNEYSKWARMDPGMKVEFRGTDGQPGFVSAWESERDSVGKGEQEIKKIDEGKRVDYEIRFIEPMEAVAPAYMITDSIAPAQTKVTWGFEEHVPYPFNIMCLFFDVEQMIGNDLQTGLGNLKGKLEN; from the coding sequence ATGAAAATCTTAAAGATCATTCTGCTTTCAGTGCTTACCATCGTAGCGGTTGCACTGATAATTGCGCTTTTTGTAAATGGCGATTATTCCATCAAACGTTCAATTGTAGTTAATAAGCCCAAGGCTGAGGTGTTTGGCTATATCAAGTACCTTAAAAACCAAAACGAATACAGCAAGTGGGCGCGCATGGATCCGGGCATGAAGGTTGAATTTCGCGGTACCGACGGACAGCCCGGCTTTGTTTCTGCCTGGGAAAGCGAACGCGACAGCGTGGGCAAAGGTGAGCAGGAAATTAAAAAGATTGACGAGGGCAAGCGAGTTGATTATGAAATACGCTTTATTGAGCCCATGGAAGCAGTTGCCCCCGCTTATATGATAACCGATAGCATAGCCCCCGCACAAACTAAGGTAACCTGGGGTTTTGAGGAGCATGTGCCATATCCGTTCAACATCATGTGCCTGTTTTTTGATGTGGAACAGATGATAGGAAACGATTTGCAAACGGGGCTGGGAAACCTTAAAGGTAAACTTGAAAACTAA